In Mycoplasmopsis cynos, the following are encoded in one genomic region:
- a CDS encoding valine--tRNA ligase: MKHNYDHLFVEDGIEQKWRDKQYFMKHNEKAKPFSILLPPPNVTGKLHLGHALDVYIPDTIIRYKKLKGFDVLWIPGMDHAGIATQSKVEDVIYQKTGKTRHDLGRNEFLKKTWEWKEEYAALFRKQWSKVGLALDYSKERFTLDEKSNLAVQKVFIDLYNKGLIYKGIKAVNWDVKLQTAISNIEVNNVPTNQTMYYIKYKVFETNDDLIIATVRTETLLSDVAIVYNPNDKKYQKYQGLHVIHPLTNKKIPIIADEYVDPNFGTGLMKLSAHAEADIEIIQKLNMEIIESISKQGYITYDDSRFKGLERFKAREVIAKYLEDNGFLVKKEEVISNVSISDRSKTPVEILVLPQWFVKMEKFKDLILNNLKSKDSITFYPKRLKTTMKQWMEKVHDWNISRQLWWGHRIPAWYKDDQIKVQILSPGPEWKQDEDVLDTWFSSGIAPFTFMGWPENTKMLQRYYPTSLLVTGYDIIFFWVARMYFFGLEFMQKVPFDKVLFHGLIRDQNGQKMSKSANNGVDPMDIIDKYGSDALRWFLLTNTSPGMDIRFSTEKIESAWRINNKLWNIAKFIKDMPENKILLKTDYDKWILTKLANLNSIISKMLEKYEFAVVGTEIYKFLFNDLSSWYIEFLKTTQNKEVALEVLKKTLIVLHPFLPFISDKIYFELFQNEILEQKWPKLYKYNDTEKVDEAITIISQIRKYREDQKISKKEVIYYFYTNELSKIAIDTINKIANAELAENQDFLISLNEHNLFIKQTQEQKAKNKIELENKISQIIFEIKRAENILSNEKFVKNAPIEKVQLEKDKLEKYKKDLEKYKDELKCKY; encoded by the coding sequence ATGAAGCATAATTATGATCATTTATTTGTTGAAGATGGTATTGAACAAAAATGAAGAGACAAGCAATATTTTATGAAACATAATGAAAAAGCTAAACCCTTTTCAATATTGTTACCCCCGCCAAATGTTACTGGTAAATTGCATCTTGGGCATGCATTAGATGTTTATATACCTGATACTATTATTAGATATAAAAAACTAAAAGGTTTTGATGTTCTATGAATACCTGGAATGGATCATGCTGGTATTGCTACACAATCAAAAGTAGAAGATGTAATTTATCAAAAAACTGGAAAAACTAGACATGATCTTGGTAGAAATGAATTTTTGAAAAAAACTTGAGAATGAAAAGAAGAATACGCTGCATTATTTAGAAAGCAATGATCAAAAGTAGGACTTGCTTTAGATTATTCTAAAGAGCGTTTTACACTTGATGAAAAATCAAATTTAGCTGTTCAAAAAGTTTTTATTGATTTGTATAATAAAGGTTTAATTTATAAAGGAATTAAAGCGGTTAATTGAGATGTAAAGTTACAGACTGCTATTTCTAATATTGAAGTAAATAACGTACCTACAAATCAAACAATGTATTATATTAAGTATAAAGTTTTTGAAACTAATGATGATTTAATTATTGCAACAGTTAGAACAGAAACTTTACTTAGTGATGTTGCTATTGTTTATAATCCGAATGATAAAAAATATCAAAAATATCAAGGCTTGCATGTAATTCACCCATTAACAAATAAAAAAATTCCAATCATTGCAGATGAATATGTAGATCCAAATTTTGGAACAGGATTAATGAAGCTTTCAGCCCATGCAGAAGCTGATATTGAAATTATTCAAAAGCTTAATATGGAGATTATTGAATCAATTTCAAAACAAGGTTATATAACTTATGATGATTCGAGATTTAAAGGTTTAGAAAGATTTAAAGCGAGAGAAGTTATTGCTAAATATTTAGAAGATAATGGATTTTTAGTTAAAAAAGAAGAAGTTATTTCTAATGTTTCTATTTCAGATCGCTCTAAAACACCTGTTGAGATATTAGTATTACCCCAATGATTTGTAAAAATGGAAAAGTTTAAGGATTTAATTTTGAATAATCTTAAATCAAAAGATAGTATTACGTTTTATCCTAAACGTCTAAAAACAACAATGAAGCAATGAATGGAAAAAGTGCATGATTGAAATATTTCTAGACAATTATGATGAGGACATCGGATTCCGGCTTGATATAAAGATGATCAAATTAAAGTTCAAATTTTAAGTCCAGGCCCAGAATGAAAACAGGACGAAGACGTTTTAGACACTTGATTTTCATCAGGGATTGCTCCATTTACTTTTATGGGATGACCAGAAAATACAAAAATGCTACAAAGATATTATCCAACTAGTTTATTAGTTACTGGATATGATATTATTTTCTTTTGAGTAGCTAGAATGTATTTTTTTGGTTTAGAATTTATGCAAAAAGTTCCATTTGATAAAGTATTATTTCATGGATTAATTCGTGATCAAAATGGGCAAAAAATGTCAAAATCAGCTAATAATGGTGTTGATCCTATGGATATTATTGATAAGTATGGTTCAGACGCTTTAAGATGATTTTTGTTAACAAACACTTCACCAGGTATGGATATTAGATTTTCAACTGAAAAAATTGAATCAGCTTGAAGAATCAACAATAAATTATGAAATATAGCTAAATTTATCAAAGATATGCCCGAAAATAAAATTTTATTAAAAACTGATTATGATAAATGGATATTAACAAAATTAGCTAACTTAAATTCTATAATTAGTAAAATGCTTGAAAAGTATGAGTTTGCTGTTGTTGGAACAGAAATATATAAGTTTTTATTTAATGATTTAAGTAGTTGATATATTGAGTTTTTAAAAACAACTCAAAATAAAGAAGTTGCTTTAGAAGTATTGAAAAAGACATTAATTGTGTTACACCCATTTTTACCTTTTATTAGTGATAAAATATATTTTGAATTATTCCAAAATGAAATTTTAGAACAAAAATGGCCAAAATTATATAAATATAATGATACTGAAAAAGTAGATGAAGCTATTACAATAATTAGTCAAATTAGAAAATATCGTGAAGATCAAAAAATTTCAAAAAAAGAAGTTATTTACTATTTTTATACTAATGAATTATCAAAAATTGCAATTGATACAATCAATAAAATAGCGAATGCAGAACTAGCTGAAAATCAAGATTTTTTGATTTCACTAAATGAACACAATTTATTTATTAAACAAACACAAGAACAAAAAGCGAAAAATAAAATTGAATTAGAAAATAAGATTTCTCAAATTATATTTGAAATTAAAAGGGCAGAAAATATTTTATCTAATGAAAAGTTTGTTAAAAATGCTCCTATCGAAAAGGTACAACTTGAAAAAGATAAATTAGAAAAATATAAAAAAGATTTAGAAAAGTACAAGGATGAATTAAAATGCAAATATTAA
- the pfkA gene encoding 6-phosphofructokinase has product MKKVAILTSGGDAPGMNNAIRAIAKHAKANNLEAYLVYEGYKGLYNDKIVNADSIDLDFYLNQGGTCIYSARFPEFKEPEVRKVALNNLKKRNIDALVVIGGDGSYKGAQLLHEAGLKTIGLPGTIDNDIASSDYTIGYDTALNTIVDAIDRIRDTARSHKRIMIVEVMGNGCGDLALYSGLATGAEIIVSSQYKLTHEEIAAKALELTKQPGRRSIVIVVSEKCYDIKQLEQDVQKATNWATRVNPLNHIQRGGKPTAQERILASLLGQKAIEYLLEGKSGLAIGIINNDIVGVPILEALSMDNLSKNKFVQKAIKFNKLNQIK; this is encoded by the coding sequence ATGAAAAAAGTTGCTATTTTAACTTCAGGTGGTGATGCTCCTGGTATGAATAATGCAATAAGAGCAATCGCAAAGCACGCGAAAGCAAATAACTTAGAAGCTTATTTGGTTTATGAAGGATATAAGGGCTTATATAATGATAAAATTGTAAATGCTGATAGTATTGATTTAGATTTTTATCTTAATCAAGGTGGAACATGTATATATTCAGCTAGATTCCCAGAATTTAAAGAACCAGAAGTTCGAAAAGTTGCCCTTAATAACTTAAAGAAAAGAAATATTGATGCCTTAGTAGTTATCGGTGGAGATGGAAGTTATAAAGGTGCTCAATTGTTGCATGAAGCTGGTTTGAAGACAATTGGACTTCCTGGAACAATTGATAATGATATTGCTTCAAGTGACTATACTATTGGCTATGATACTGCTTTAAATACTATTGTTGATGCAATTGATAGAATAAGAGATACTGCAAGAAGTCATAAGAGAATTATGATTGTTGAAGTTATGGGAAATGGTTGTGGTGATTTAGCTCTTTATTCTGGTTTAGCTACTGGAGCAGAAATAATCGTTTCAAGTCAATATAAATTAACTCATGAAGAAATTGCAGCAAAAGCACTCGAATTAACAAAACAACCAGGTCGTAGAAGCATTGTTATAGTAGTGTCTGAAAAATGTTATGATATTAAACAACTTGAACAAGATGTTCAAAAAGCAACTAATTGAGCAACTAGAGTTAATCCATTAAATCACATTCAAAGAGGTGGAAAACCAACTGCCCAAGAAAGAATTTTAGCTTCTTTATTAGGTCAAAAAGCTATCGAATATCTTTTGGAAGGTAAATCAGGTCTTGCAATAGGAATTATTAATAATGATATAGTTGGTGTCCCAATTTTAGAAGCTTTATCAATGGACAATTTATCAAAAAATAAATTTGTTCAAAAAGCAATTAAGTTTAATAAGCTTAATCAGATAAAATAA
- a CDS encoding McrB family protein: MEKYSWVNFLKELSIQILNFKKDHSGLLGKLKEVKIIKDKFDAEKYKNWKNIEPFSFISILLSHSSIKKRTIIFESVKNIFKIKSEVPTDWEGVVIRNKQNAWFLSNEYESEEDENIDLLWNLFELTVNYNEKVKNKEKYEKMFSDLLFKAKGIKNTYKSITFGLFWINPLNLLPLQKNIISFLKKGYNALNDELKDDYLDQIFDNKSEEYIINLILNEQEGYLKFNKKVERIIKYTRFINFLNLSSISYDNNTTKNENIRKRNENDLNKIKKTQNIFEFNKNIIFYGVPGTGKTFNALELVKDHLNNKKDNVLNITFHQSYSYEEFIEGLRAKIKNGSVEYIVEPGIFKDFCKKAEKSNDDYFLIIDEINRGNISKIFGELITLIEDSKREKFKIKLPYSKEDFTVPKNLYIIGTMNTSDRSITSLDVALRRRFNFIEFKPRYDLLKDFHLKDINISELLRTINDRIEILYDKDHIIGHSYFLDIKNATDLSEDEKFFKIKNIFKANIIPLLQDYFYDDFEKIALILGDQFKEQKDQQFFIKKEFDKDIFNSQYEFDDKNIYEINENAFDNPLSYKKIYEK; encoded by the coding sequence ATGGAAAAATACAGTTGAGTTAATTTTTTAAAAGAATTATCAATTCAAATTTTGAATTTTAAAAAAGATCATAGTGGATTACTAGGAAAACTTAAGGAAGTTAAAATTATTAAAGATAAATTTGATGCAGAAAAGTATAAAAATTGAAAGAATATAGAACCGTTTTCATTTATTTCGATTTTGCTTTCCCATAGTTCTATAAAAAAAAGAACAATTATTTTTGAAAGTGTAAAAAACATTTTTAAAATAAAATCAGAAGTTCCTACCGATTGAGAAGGTGTCGTTATAAGAAACAAACAAAATGCATGATTCTTGAGTAATGAGTACGAATCAGAAGAAGATGAAAATATTGATTTGTTATGAAATTTATTTGAATTAACAGTAAATTATAATGAAAAAGTTAAAAATAAAGAAAAATATGAAAAAATGTTTTCTGATTTATTGTTTAAAGCGAAAGGAATTAAAAATACATATAAAAGCATAACATTTGGGTTATTCTGAATTAACCCATTAAACTTATTGCCTTTACAAAAAAATATTATTTCATTCTTAAAAAAAGGTTACAACGCACTTAATGATGAATTAAAGGATGATTATTTAGATCAAATTTTTGATAATAAAAGTGAAGAATACATTATAAATCTTATCCTGAATGAACAAGAGGGTTATTTGAAATTCAATAAAAAAGTAGAAAGAATTATTAAATATACTCGATTTATAAATTTCTTAAATTTATCTTCTATTTCATATGATAACAACACCACCAAAAATGAGAATATTAGAAAAAGAAACGAAAATGATTTAAATAAAATCAAAAAGACACAAAATATTTTTGAGTTTAATAAAAATATTATTTTTTATGGTGTTCCTGGCACAGGGAAGACCTTTAATGCTTTAGAGTTAGTCAAAGACCACTTAAATAATAAAAAAGACAACGTACTTAACATAACTTTCCATCAATCATATAGTTATGAAGAATTTATTGAAGGTTTAAGGGCGAAAATAAAAAATGGTAGCGTTGAGTACATTGTAGAGCCAGGTATTTTTAAGGATTTTTGCAAAAAAGCAGAAAAAAGTAATGACGACTATTTTTTAATAATAGATGAAATAAACAGGGGGAATATATCTAAAATTTTCGGTGAATTAATAACATTGATAGAAGATTCAAAGCGGGAAAAGTTCAAAATAAAATTACCATATTCAAAAGAGGATTTTACAGTACCGAAAAACTTATATATAATAGGTACTATGAATACATCAGATAGATCAATAACTTCTTTAGATGTTGCTTTAAGAAGAAGATTTAATTTTATAGAGTTTAAGCCTAGATATGATTTGTTAAAAGATTTTCACTTAAAAGATATTAATATTTCTGAATTGCTTCGAACAATAAATGATAGAATAGAGATTTTATATGATAAAGATCATATAATTGGTCATTCATATTTTTTAGATATAAAAAATGCTACGGATCTTTCTGAAGATGAGAAATTTTTTAAAATAAAAAACATATTTAAAGCAAATATCATCCCTTTATTACAAGATTATTTTTATGATGACTTTGAAAAAATAGCATTAATTTTAGGCGATCAATTCAAAGAACAAAAAGATCAACAATTCTTCATAAAAAAAGAATTTGATAAAGATATATTCAATAGTCAGTATGAGTTTGATGACAAAAATATTTACGAAATTAATGAAAATGCCTTTGATAACCCTTTAAGTTACAAAAAAATTTATGAAAAATAA
- a CDS encoding bifunctional 5,10-methylenetetrahydrofolate dehydrogenase/5,10-methenyltetrahydrofolate cyclohydrolase, giving the protein MQILSGKELAKAETLKLKKELESLNLSRKPILSIVQVGDNPASNKYIKAKLKKCEEVGIEGRLYKFKENITQNSLLKQLDNINEESDGIIIQLPLPRHIPKQVILDAVPFEKDLDGLTTRNEFKLYNDLDQKYFVPATARAVLEILDHYNINYKKNVKVCVVGRSHVVGKPLAHIIKKEGVDVATFNEKTGLKGVESGDVVIVAIGVARLIKAENIKEGAVVIDVGTNLDDNLSAELYGDVDFESVKDKVSAITPVPGGVGPMTVVCLLKNLIDAIK; this is encoded by the coding sequence ATGCAAATATTAAGTGGTAAAGAATTAGCAAAGGCCGAAACCTTAAAATTAAAAAAAGAATTAGAATCATTAAATTTATCTAGAAAACCAATTCTTTCAATTGTTCAAGTTGGTGATAATCCTGCTTCAAACAAGTATATTAAGGCTAAATTAAAAAAATGCGAAGAAGTCGGCATTGAAGGAAGATTATATAAATTTAAAGAAAACATAACTCAAAATTCATTATTAAAGCAATTAGATAATATTAATGAAGAATCTGATGGTATAATTATTCAACTACCGCTTCCAAGACATATACCAAAACAAGTTATTTTGGACGCTGTTCCATTTGAAAAAGACCTTGATGGTTTAACAACTAGAAATGAATTTAAGTTGTATAATGATTTAGACCAAAAATATTTTGTTCCAGCTACCGCTAGAGCAGTACTTGAAATATTAGATCATTATAATATTAATTATAAGAAAAATGTTAAGGTTTGTGTAGTTGGGAGAAGTCATGTTGTTGGAAAGCCACTAGCACACATTATTAAAAAAGAAGGTGTTGATGTTGCTACATTTAATGAAAAAACCGGACTAAAAGGTGTTGAATCAGGTGATGTTGTGATTGTTGCGATCGGAGTGGCAAGATTAATTAAAGCCGAAAATATTAAAGAAGGCGCTGTTGTCATTGATGTTGGAACAAATCTCGATGATAATTTAAGTGCAGAGCTTTATGGTGATGTTGATTTTGAATCTGTTAAAGATAAGGTTTCAGCAATTACCCCTGTACCTGGTGGTGTAGGTCCAATGACGGTGGTATGTTTATTAAAAAATCTAATTGATGCAATTAAATAA
- a CDS encoding phosphoglycerate kinase, producing the protein MKKSINDIKLTNKKVLLRVDFNVPIKDGVITSTKRISAALPTINKIIKDNGKVILFSHLGRIKEKADLAKGSLKPVAVELARQLGKPVYFVEETRGKVLEDAIASMKPGDVVLVQNTRYEDLNNKAESKNNPELGKYWASLGDVFINDAFGTAHRAHASNVGIAKNIKESALGYLMEKEVSSLEKAIKNPAHPYVAIIGGAKVSDKIQVLENLAKIADKMIIGGGMAYTFMKAKGINIGNSLVEDDFVNLAKDFLAKYKEKVVLPIDHAVTKEFKDVKPEFQEGMIKDGYMSLDLGPKSIIAVTKALENAKTVVWNGPMGVAEFENYKNGTLAVCKAIASLKDCYTVVGGGDSVAAIEKLGMESKFSHVSTGGGASLELLQGVELPGVAAIQDKK; encoded by the coding sequence ATGAAAAAATCAATTAATGATATTAAATTAACTAATAAAAAAGTATTATTAAGAGTTGATTTTAATGTGCCAATAAAAGATGGCGTAATAACATCAACAAAAAGAATTAGCGCAGCATTACCAACAATTAATAAGATAATTAAGGATAATGGGAAGGTTATATTATTTTCTCATTTAGGAAGAATTAAAGAAAAAGCTGATTTAGCAAAAGGTTCACTAAAACCAGTTGCTGTTGAATTAGCAAGACAATTAGGTAAACCAGTATATTTCGTTGAAGAAACAAGAGGAAAAGTTTTAGAAGATGCAATCGCGTCAATGAAACCTGGTGATGTAGTGTTAGTACAAAACACCCGTTATGAAGATTTAAATAATAAAGCTGAAAGCAAAAATAATCCTGAATTAGGTAAATATTGAGCTTCATTAGGAGATGTATTTATTAATGATGCATTTGGTACAGCACATAGAGCACATGCATCTAATGTTGGTATAGCAAAAAATATTAAAGAATCAGCGCTTGGATATTTAATGGAAAAAGAAGTTTCTTCATTAGAAAAAGCTATTAAAAATCCTGCTCATCCATATGTAGCTATTATTGGTGGTGCAAAAGTTTCAGATAAAATCCAAGTTTTAGAAAATCTTGCAAAAATAGCTGACAAAATGATTATTGGTGGAGGAATGGCTTACACCTTTATGAAAGCTAAGGGAATTAATATCGGTAATTCATTAGTTGAAGATGATTTTGTAAATCTTGCTAAAGATTTTTTAGCAAAATATAAGGAAAAAGTTGTTTTACCTATTGACCACGCCGTTACAAAAGAATTTAAGGATGTAAAACCAGAATTTCAAGAAGGAATGATTAAAGATGGTTATATGTCACTTGACCTTGGACCTAAATCAATTATTGCTGTAACAAAAGCACTCGAAAATGCTAAAACAGTTGTTTGAAATGGACCGATGGGCGTTGCTGAATTTGAAAACTATAAAAATGGTACTTTAGCAGTATGTAAAGCAATAGCTTCATTAAAAGATTGTTATACTGTTGTTGGTGGTGGTGATAGTGTTGCTGCTATTGAAAAACTTGGAATGGAATCAAAATTCTCACATGTTTCAACAGGTGGTGGCGCAAGTTTGGAATTACTTCAAGGTGTTGAACTTCCTGGTGTTGCTGCTATTCAAGATAAAAAATAA
- a CDS encoding McrC family protein: protein MKNKLISVIEYEKISAKSLESKFGEEGNFYFQEIKNNLFKMGSFTENNEKENKINLFWEFGYNRFGIEYLKFKNYIGTIMFKNGIQIEIIPKIYNKNEDEYLNISKAKDVFKKMLESLMNFKHMSFNTSSQDSSKMDIYDIFVLIYLNNIRELIKKGIKNTYHEVESNQNYIKGKLLIKEQINKNLINKNKFYIKYDSYNSNKPENKIIKSVLLKLKKETKNINIQKTINNLLSYFLDVESSKNFENDYRKIIFNKNNFYYKDIIEWSIIFLRNNSFINFSGNHNVKALLFNMHFLFESYISKIIEKTGHKKNYKTKLQDKSHWLFAYKKVPLRPDIVVNKSEKTYVIDVKWKTIEKESDISQSDFYQIFAYNAQYKSEKSYLIYPKYKNINSFRFFSSGDNNKLVLEIIFFDLTNDPFKEIENLFL, encoded by the coding sequence ATGAAAAATAAATTGATATCTGTTATAGAGTACGAAAAAATAAGTGCCAAATCTTTGGAAAGTAAATTTGGTGAAGAAGGCAATTTTTATTTTCAAGAAATTAAAAATAATTTATTTAAAATGGGTAGTTTTACCGAAAATAATGAAAAAGAAAATAAAATAAATTTATTTTGAGAATTTGGCTACAATAGATTCGGTATTGAATATTTAAAATTTAAAAATTACATTGGAACCATAATGTTTAAAAATGGTATTCAAATTGAAATTATTCCAAAAATTTATAATAAAAACGAAGATGAATATTTAAATATTTCTAAAGCTAAAGATGTTTTTAAAAAAATGTTGGAATCATTAATGAATTTTAAGCACATGAGTTTTAATACATCATCACAAGATTCTTCAAAAATGGATATATATGATATTTTTGTATTAATCTATCTAAATAATATAAGGGAATTAATCAAAAAAGGTATAAAAAACACTTATCATGAAGTAGAGTCAAATCAAAATTATATCAAGGGAAAACTATTAATTAAAGAACAAATTAATAAAAATTTAATTAATAAAAATAAGTTTTATATTAAGTATGATTCGTATAATTCTAATAAACCTGAAAACAAAATAATTAAATCTGTTTTATTAAAACTCAAAAAAGAGACTAAAAATATAAATATTCAAAAAACAATAAATAATTTGCTTAGTTATTTTTTAGACGTTGAAAGCAGTAAAAATTTTGAAAATGATTATAGAAAAATAATTTTTAATAAAAATAATTTTTATTACAAAGACATAATCGAATGATCAATAATTTTTTTAAGAAACAATAGTTTTATAAATTTTTCTGGGAATCATAATGTAAAAGCTTTGTTATTTAATATGCATTTTTTGTTTGAATCTTATATAAGTAAAATTATCGAAAAAACTGGTCATAAGAAAAATTATAAAACAAAACTTCAAGACAAGTCACATTGATTATTTGCTTATAAAAAAGTTCCTTTAAGACCAGATATTGTTGTTAATAAATCGGAAAAAACTTACGTTATAGACGTAAAATGGAAAACAATAGAAAAAGAAAGTGATATTTCCCAATCTGATTTTTATCAAATTTTTGCATATAATGCTCAGTATAAGTCAGAAAAATCATATCTAATATATCCGAAATATAAAAATATTAATAGTTTTAGGTTTTTCTCTTCTGGCGATAATAATAAATTGGTTCTAGAAATTATCTTTTTCGATTTAACAAATGACCCATTTAAGGAAATTGAAAATTTGTTTTTGTAA
- a CDS encoding DUF4116 domain-containing protein, translating to MIKIFDELASICIKNNIIEKQKIEELIKEYNEIDAIVSIISTERFILNYEKVESAWKLLEKTYLKSSDFIIKFLEKIWYDSKNDFIALILKRHVDKQILNDTKFIKQVLSLWSFFSLFDFDINNEDHYNIVLNKIINHSYLFKMLSYDFRNNKKFVMDAIEKNPDILVDIFDKFKDDSQVMELAVKRLPNNFKYASDRLKNDLDFASIAIKKKGDNLKYTSSQLRDKKDFVLQAIQKDPYSIRYASDRLKNDKELALLAISKRPGSLQFLSDELKDDKEVVLLAVSLSPSELMNSSDRLRADKEIVKKSMRDIYFLKHSEYVSKEIKNDPDVFKWIADAYKDEHKRIEDAYKER from the coding sequence ATGATAAAAATATTTGATGAATTAGCAAGTATTTGTATTAAAAATAACATAATTGAAAAACAAAAAATTGAAGAACTCATAAAAGAATATAACGAAATAGATGCAATAGTTTCGATAATTTCAACAGAAAGATTTATATTGAATTATGAAAAGGTTGAATCTGCATGAAAATTATTAGAAAAGACTTATTTAAAGAGTTCTGATTTTATAATTAAATTTTTGGAAAAAATATGATACGATTCAAAAAACGATTTTATTGCTCTTATTTTAAAAAGACATGTTGATAAGCAAATATTAAATGATACCAAATTTATTAAGCAAGTTTTAAGTTTATGAAGTTTTTTTAGTTTATTTGATTTTGATATTAATAACGAAGATCATTATAATATCGTTTTAAACAAAATAATAAATCACAGTTATTTATTTAAAATGTTAAGCTATGATTTTAGAAATAATAAAAAATTTGTAATGGATGCCATAGAAAAAAATCCGGACATATTGGTTGATATATTTGATAAATTTAAAGATGATTCTCAAGTAATGGAGTTAGCAGTCAAAAGATTACCAAACAATTTTAAATATGCTTCAGATCGACTTAAAAATGATTTAGATTTTGCATCAATAGCTATTAAGAAAAAAGGTGATAATTTAAAATATACATCAAGTCAATTGAGGGATAAAAAAGATTTTGTTTTACAAGCAATACAAAAAGACCCTTATTCAATAAGATATGCCTCAGATAGATTGAAAAACGATAAAGAATTAGCATTATTAGCAATCAGCAAAAGACCTGGTTCTTTACAATTTCTGTCTGATGAATTAAAAGATGATAAAGAAGTTGTATTACTTGCTGTTTCATTATCTCCTTCTGAATTAATGAACTCATCAGATAGATTAAGAGCAGATAAAGAAATAGTCAAAAAATCTATGCGAGATATTTATTTTTTAAAACATTCAGAATATGTGTCTAAAGAAATTAAGAATGACCCTGATGTATTCAAATGAATAGCAGATGCTTACAAAGATGAACATAAACGAATAGAAGATGCTTACAAAGAAAGATAG